The genomic DNA CCCAAAATGCTTCACTCATAATATATATAATGTTCGGCTTCTCTGCCTTTTTTTGCGCTTTTACTTTACCGCCATATTGCTTTTCTATACCCTTTGCAATTTGCTGCATATTTTCCTTTGAATATCCCTCTGGCTCTTTTATGACTGTCGTATCTAAATTACTTAAAAATCCTATAACAAAACCATTCCCCTTATAATTTGAAGCTTGATTCCATGCGCGGATGTCTACCCCAGCTTTTGTAAATATATTATTCATAAAGGTAGTAGGGTAGTTACTATATGCATACAACATAAACGCAGAGCCACATATTAAAATTATCCTTATAATAATATGTGATTTTATAACTGGAATGTATTTTCTTATATACATAACTATAAATATAAGTAAAACAATACTAACTATCATCAGAAACATATTCCAAAAACTGAAATAATCCATAACCATCGGTATAACGGAATTCATATGGCCAATCTGTGTAAAATCAGACGGGTAGAATGGCTCCCCTCTAAAAATGAGCTTAAAATGGTTCACCATCACAAAAATAATCAAAACTAGGCTAGTTATCATTGTACTTAAGAAAACTTTTCCAATCAAATTATATGCAAAAACGTATACCATATAAATAAATAATAGGCTTAATATATACTGTCCATATTGTAAATACACCCATGTATTTACTACTATAAGATTCATATCCTCCTGTATCAGGATATACATCCAATTCATTGTATGAGCAATTAAAAATAATACGACATAAACTCGAATAGCTGGCCTAAGCTTATGACTGATACCTTTATTTAAATGAATGATGTATAGTAGTACACTCCACAAAACAATAATGAGTATACTTAGCTGGATTTTCCCATTAAAAAATTCTTTAGTTTTCTCGAATTCGAAAGACCTTAACATAACAAAAAACAGCGTTTCTAAACAAATCGCCCACATTCCACTAAGAATGATAGAAATTAGTAGGTTCTTCCTCGGCTCCTGAGGAGAAAAACTAAGATAAAATTCATCTCTTCTTCGTTGTTGTGTTAAAACATTAAAAAGCAATTTATTCCCTCTTTCCTTTACCCCTTCGTCTCGCATCAAAAAACATATTGTCCTATACAAAATAACATATTTGTATACAGTTAGTCTCCCTATGTGTTTGTATTATACACGTATATCCTTAATTTCCCCTTAAAAAATACAACTTCTTTATCTCTTCTATATTCTAGTAGCATAATAAATGAACTATGCTTCACAAAATTTTTATCAAAAAAAAAGAACCTATCAACACTGACAGGTTCTCCTTCCTTTTAACAGAAATAGGCATATTTATTATACAAGAGGATACATCCATACTTTCCATATAATACATACAAGTACGATAACTACAAAATCAAAAAGATCTAATCTCGGACCTTTTTTCATCGTCATATCTAACCACATATGAACCCATTTTATCCCCTTGTATTTATGAATATTTTTCTTTGCAAATTGGTAAGTAAGAAATTGCATAATGAAAAATCCAACTACAAATATGAACAATAGAATGAGAAAATCAATCACGAAATTCCTCCCTATTTTTGCAGCGATTTTTCTACTATATGATTTCTCAAAACCCACTCTTCAAATTGAGCACTTCCAAATTCCCAGCTAAGATCACGAGCATGTACAGAAAAAACGTAATGACCAGCATATTCATCCATAAATCTACCCGTCTCAATCTCATCTTTCTGAAGGCCATATGCTCCAAAATTAAAATACACATCCCACACGTCTTCATTCTTCCGCTTATAAGCAATCGATTCCATATCACATTCTGTTCCGAAATAATCAAGATGTAAATGTACGCTATCATCATATTCGTACTCCATTTTATCACCCCTTATATTTGTACTTCTTTATCACCAAAAAAATTCCTGCTATCTACACTCACATATGGGCACTTACCTACATATCATGCTTGTAGAGTGACTTCTAGGAGGTGTTATATAGTGAAAAAATTAATAGCTGTTTTTTGCATCATGTTACTAGCTGTTTTCACATTCGCTGCTTGCAGTAGTAAAAAAGAAGGTACGAAAGAACAAACCCAAAACATTCGCGTCGGCGAAGTTACCCATTCTCTCTTCTACGCCCCGTTATATGTCGGGATTGAAAAAGGATTTTTTAAAGATGAAGGATTAAATATTGACCTCCAAACAACAGCTGGCGGAGATAAAACGATGACCGCCCTGTTATCTGGCGGCATTGATATTGCTCTCGTTGGTTCAGAAACGTCTATTTACGTTCATCAACAAGGCGCAAAAGACCCTGTCATTAACTTCGCACAGCTTACACAAACAGATGGAACATTTTTAGTTTCACGTAAAAAATTAGACTCTTTTAATTGGAATGATGTAAAAGGTGTTACATTTTTAGGACAGCGTAAAGGCGGCATGCCGCAAATGGTTGGAGAATACGTTTTAAAGAAAAATGGCATTGATCCTCACAAAGATACAAACTTAATTCAAAACATCGAGTTTGCTAATATTGCAAATGCCTATGCATCTGGTACGGGAGAATTTGTACAGCTCTTTGAACCGACTGCAAGTATATTCGAAAAAGAAGGTAAAGGTTATATCGTCGCTTCGTTCGGAAATGAATCTGGTACTGTTCCTTATACATCGTTCATGGCAAAAGAAAGTTTCTTAAAAAAGGATAAAGCTGCTGCTGAAAAATTCACACGTGCTCTCTACAAAGCGCAACAATGGGTTGATACTCATAGTCCAGAAGAGATTGCTGATGCAATTTCTCCGTTATTTAAAGACACTTCAAAAGACATTACAGTAAAAGTAATTGAGCGGTATAAAAAGCAACATTCTTATGCGACAAATCCGCTATTAGATGCGGAAGAATGGAAACAGCTCCAAACGATTATGAAGGAAGCTGGCGAATTACAAAAAGAAGTTCCACATGAAGCGCTCGTCAATACAAAAATTGCCGAAAGCGTTATTAAGAAATAGAGGCGAAGTGTATGAGTTTTTTACAAATACGTAACGTTTCTCACTGCTTTTTCGCAAAAGAGAATGCCAAACTGATTCTCGAAGATATGAGTTTACAAGTAGAGGAAGGCGAATTCATTTCTATACTCGGTCCAAGTGGTTGCGGCAAAACGACACTCCTCTCCATTATTGCCGGGCTGCTTGATCCAATTGAAGGTATCGTCTTTTTAGATGGTGAGCCAATTACAACGAAAACTCCATCTATGGGGTATATGTTGCAGCAAGACTACTTGTTTCCTTGGAAGACAATTGAAGACAATATTATGCTTGGACTTCATATCCGAAAAATTTACGATCAACAGACGAAAGAACATACTTTACAACTTTTAAAACAAGTCGGCCTACATGACGTAGAAGAGCAATACCCTCGTGAACTATCCGGTGGTATGCGTCAACGTGCCGCTCTCGTTCGAACGTTAGCGACCGATCCGAAAATTTTATTGCTAGATGAACCCTTCTCAGCGCTCGATTATCAAACGAAATTGAAACTAGAAGATCTCGTTTTTAGCTTACTACGCAAATATAAAAAAACTTCACTACTCGTGACACATGATATTGAAGAAGCAATTGCGATGAGTGATCGTATTTATTTACTACAAGCAAATCCCGGGAAAATTGCAAAAACATTTATCGTCCCAGAAAGCATCCGTTCCTTATCACCGTTAGAATCACGCCATCACCATGACTTCCCATCCCTCTTCCAAGATATATGGAAGGAGCTGGAACGACTTGGATAATATAAAGCAACTACATGAACAGTTTCGGAAGAAAGAACGCAGACGCGCATGGCTAGCCAGGTCTTTACAACTTTTACTACTCATTCTTTTCTTTGCACTATGGGAAATAGCTAGCAAAAAAGAGTGGATTGACCCTTTACTCTTTAGCTCTCCTTCAAGCATTTGGGATCTCTTCCTTAGTAAATGGCTTGACGGTTCGCTTTGGGTCCACATATGGACGACATTACTTGAAACGGGAGTAGGCTTCATTCTTGGAACAGTGCTCGGAGCCATTATCGCTACTTTCCTTTGGTGGATACCACTTCTCGCCCGCGTACTTGATCCATATCTCGTCGTCCTAAACGCCATGCCAAAAGTGGCACTTGGTCCTATTATCATTGTAATCTTCGGTCCAAATATTTCTTCGTCGATTGCAATGGGAGTAATCATTTCCATTATCATTACCATCATCGTTATTTACAGCGCATTTCAAGAAGTCGATTCTAACTATATAAAAGTGATGGACACATTCGGCGCAAATAAATGGCAATGTTATAAGCAAGTAGTTCTCCCTGCATCCTTCCCAGCCATTATTTCAACGTTAAAAGTAAACGTTGGTTTATCATGGGTCGGCGTTATATTCGGCGAACTACTCGTCTCTAAACAAGGTCTTGGCTACTTAATTAGCTACGGATTCCAAGTATTTAATTTCACGCTCGTCTTACTGAGCGTACTACTCACCTGCGTCCTCGCCACACTTATGTATGTGTTTGTTGAGGCGTTTGAAAAACTTCTAATTGGGAAACGAAAAAAAAGCTGACTTAGGACGATAAACTATAGTCAGCTTCTTTCTTTTACTTTTTATCACACATCTTTGTTTCATTTTTAACGTTTCCATCCGCAACCGTAACTGTATGGAAACAATCTTTCACACGTACTGTAACGACATTATCTTTTCGATCTATCACATGATAATCATTAAACTTTTTATCCAATGCACTACGAATTTGCTCCCCTTCAAAAATCGGAAAACCGTGAGACATTACCCAAATGAGACCAGCAACAGCAAGAATCGTTTTCATACGTTTCATTACCTCCTCGAGAGTAAACTTATAGCCCCTACAACACGCGCATTATAATTGTGTCTAAATTGTGACATTTTTATACTAATTCTATTTTATAGTGATAGTTCCTTCTTCTTTTTAATAAAAAAGACAGAATTTTCAATTTTATAAACATAAAAAACGCAAAGAACTAAAATTCTTTACGTTTTCTTGGCTAAAATATACAACTCTCATTAATGTCCACTTTATTGCTCTATCGTTTTCGAAACATCATATAATCCCGATAACACTTCCGCTCTCATTCTTACAAGCTCAGGGAACTGATAAAAGAACGCAATTTTTTTATACTTTAACTCCGATCCTTCTTTCACCTTTTTGGAATCTTGCAAAATAAACGCTGTAAACGTATCAGCAATATCTTCTGCTACATTTGTCGTTCCATACTGTGAGACAAACTCATCTTGCTTTTCTTTAAAAAATTCAATTTGTGTTTCTTCACTTTCTTCTACTTTCTTTTCTGTCCACTCCTGCTCAATAGGCTTCCAGAAAGCGTTATAAAATTGATTAATATAAGATTTTTCCTTCGCACATCCCTCTTGTAAGAAAAGATTTCCACATTTATTTCGGTACGTTGAAATATCTTTATCTTCTTCAAAAGCCTTTACATAGTTTTCATCTACTGGTATTTGCTTATGCCCGAGCGTCAACACGTGAGCCGTCTCATGAATTAATGTTTTCATCACTTCATCGATATTTACCGCAGAATCAAGCGTATCTAGGCTAAGAGTCCAGTCTTTCGGATTCTCCATACTCGGCATAACATGGGCAACAACACCGTCATAACCATCCGTTATTAAATCAAATTCTGTTATATTACCGCGATATTTAGCTGGAATGAGTGTACGATATATATCCCATAAGTCTTCATGATAACCTCTATCTTGACGTTGTTGCAGCACCTCTTCTTTCGCTTCTTTATCTTCAGCGAATACTTTATTTAAACGTTTCCGTTCTATCTTTTCAAAATAAGGATCTACAATTTCATCACCATCGATATAATAAGAAGCTAAAAAGAAATAACTTTCATCATCATCATCGTCTTTTTTCTGCTCTGCCTCTTTCATATCTGCACTTTCATGCTCTTCTATATCATAATCTTCTACTGCCTCAAGCTCAGATAATCCATCTATTTTTTCATATACTTTTTGAAGTGTATTATCTCCTATTTCCACACATTCTTCTTCTATTTTACACACTTCTTTTTCTTTCACACTCTTCATAGAACTATCGCATCCTGCTAGTAAGCCAATTGCAACGATACCCCCTACTAACTTGCCATACAGTCTCTTCATACAATCCTCCATTATTCCATTCTACAGAAATATAATAATCTCTTTTTAACGAATATGCGATAATTAATTATATAAACTGTAAGGAGGTTTCCCATGATTCGAGCAGTCTTCTTCTAAAAAATTATATCAGCGATTTTTCGAATATATCGAACACAACTTGAAATATATCAGCGATTTTTGAAATATATCGACCGTAACTCAAATTATATCGGCGATTTTCACAATATATCGACTTACCGACAAAAACTGACAAACAAAAAAGAGGCCGTCGTTTAAAAACGCCTCCTCTTCCTTACTTACTCATATACTGTAAACTGCGGTTTACTCGGATGATCCTTAACTAACGCATCATCTGGAAACTTTGAAACTTTTTGATAT from Bacillus basilensis includes the following:
- a CDS encoding DUF3986 family protein; translated protein: MEYEYDDSVHLHLDYFGTECDMESIAYKRKNEDVWDVYFNFGAYGLQKDEIETGRFMDEYAGHYVFSVHARDLSWEFGSAQFEEWVLRNHIVEKSLQK
- a CDS encoding ABC transporter substrate-binding protein, giving the protein MKKLIAVFCIMLLAVFTFAACSSKKEGTKEQTQNIRVGEVTHSLFYAPLYVGIEKGFFKDEGLNIDLQTTAGGDKTMTALLSGGIDIALVGSETSIYVHQQGAKDPVINFAQLTQTDGTFLVSRKKLDSFNWNDVKGVTFLGQRKGGMPQMVGEYVLKKNGIDPHKDTNLIQNIEFANIANAYASGTGEFVQLFEPTASIFEKEGKGYIVASFGNESGTVPYTSFMAKESFLKKDKAAAEKFTRALYKAQQWVDTHSPEEIADAISPLFKDTSKDITVKVIERYKKQHSYATNPLLDAEEWKQLQTIMKEAGELQKEVPHEALVNTKIAESVIKK
- a CDS encoding LTA synthase family protein, whose translation is MRDEGVKERGNKLLFNVLTQQRRRDEFYLSFSPQEPRKNLLISIILSGMWAICLETLFFVMLRSFEFEKTKEFFNGKIQLSILIIVLWSVLLYIIHLNKGISHKLRPAIRVYVVLFLIAHTMNWMYILIQEDMNLIVVNTWVYLQYGQYILSLLFIYMVYVFAYNLIGKVFLSTMITSLVLIIFVMVNHFKLIFRGEPFYPSDFTQIGHMNSVIPMVMDYFSFWNMFLMIVSIVLLIFIVMYIRKYIPVIKSHIIIRIILICGSAFMLYAYSNYPTTFMNNIFTKAGVDIRAWNQASNYKGNGFVIGFLSNLDTTVIKEPEGYSKENMQQIAKGIEKQYGGKVKAQKKAEKPNIIYIMSEAFWDPTKLTNLSFSEDPVPNLHRYTENFPGGQTIAPTFGGNTANTEFEALTSYSMSLLMPGSIPYQQAIPSQKEVPSIASELKKQGYYASAIHAFNRSFYKREDVYKTLGFDNFNAEDTMKNTEVVGDNIGDLSMSKEIIDELKKRKQPTFIHAVTMQNHFPYTPNMFGENKIEISGLTEEESKAELEAYTEGVRLSDEALQYLIEQLDELDRPTLLVFFGDHLPMLGTNKSIYKEAGYIENEETVRERLIMSETPLLMYANFDLPNDNLGLVSPIYFSSLVFDYAGLNQSPFYQFLSEMHKEIPVLRDELKVNKDGEEITDLTKEQKEMLEQYKMLQYDLLAGKQYSKDILFK
- a CDS encoding ABC transporter permease produces the protein MDNIKQLHEQFRKKERRRAWLARSLQLLLLILFFALWEIASKKEWIDPLLFSSPSSIWDLFLSKWLDGSLWVHIWTTLLETGVGFILGTVLGAIIATFLWWIPLLARVLDPYLVVLNAMPKVALGPIIIVIFGPNISSSIAMGVIISIIITIIVIYSAFQEVDSNYIKVMDTFGANKWQCYKQVVLPASFPAIISTLKVNVGLSWVGVIFGELLVSKQGLGYLISYGFQVFNFTLVLLSVLLTCVLATLMYVFVEAFEKLLIGKRKKS
- a CDS encoding ABC transporter ATP-binding protein yields the protein MSFLQIRNVSHCFFAKENAKLILEDMSLQVEEGEFISILGPSGCGKTTLLSIIAGLLDPIEGIVFLDGEPITTKTPSMGYMLQQDYLFPWKTIEDNIMLGLHIRKIYDQQTKEHTLQLLKQVGLHDVEEQYPRELSGGMRQRAALVRTLATDPKILLLDEPFSALDYQTKLKLEDLVFSLLRKYKKTSLLVTHDIEEAIAMSDRIYLLQANPGKIAKTFIVPESIRSLSPLESRHHHDFPSLFQDIWKELERLG
- a CDS encoding recombinase family protein, which encodes MKRLYGKLVGGIVAIGLLAGCDSSMKSVKEKEVCKIEEECVEIGDNTLQKVYEKIDGLSELEAVEDYDIEEHESADMKEAEQKKDDDDDESYFFLASYYIDGDEIVDPYFEKIERKRLNKVFAEDKEAKEEVLQQRQDRGYHEDLWDIYRTLIPAKYRGNITEFDLITDGYDGVVAHVMPSMENPKDWTLSLDTLDSAVNIDEVMKTLIHETAHVLTLGHKQIPVDENYVKAFEEDKDISTYRNKCGNLFLQEGCAKEKSYINQFYNAFWKPIEQEWTEKKVEESEETQIEFFKEKQDEFVSQYGTTNVAEDIADTFTAFILQDSKKVKEGSELKYKKIAFFYQFPELVRMRAEVLSGLYDVSKTIEQ